One genomic region from Parerythrobacter aestuarii encodes:
- the glnA gene encoding type I glutamate--ammonia ligase yields MSKAKDIIKQIKENEVEWVDLRFTDPKGKWQHLSMVASIMGEDELEDGLMFDGSSIEGWKAINESDMILKPDLDRAYMDPFSATPMMILFCDIVEPSTGDWYARDPRTTAKRAEAYLKTTGVGDTVYVGPEAEFFMFDDVRFEDGYAGSGFAIDDVELPTNSGKEYEAGNMAHRPRAKGGYFPVAPVDSAMDIRGEMVATMIEMGLNCDKHHHEVAAAQHELGLTFSTLVETADNMQIYKYVVHQVAHAYGKTATFMPKPIKEDNGSGMHTHMSIWDGGKPTFAGNEYAGLSENCLYYIGGVIKHAKALNAFTNPTTNSYKRLVPGYEAPVLLAYSARNRSASCRIPYGAGEKAKRVEFRFPDAMANPYLAYSALLMAGLDGITNKIHPGDAMDKNLYDLPPAELADVPTVCGSLREALEALAADHEFLLKGDVFTKDQIDAYMELKWDDVIRWETTPGPVEFDMYYSA; encoded by the coding sequence ATGTCCAAGGCCAAAGACATCATCAAACAGATCAAGGAAAACGAGGTCGAATGGGTCGACCTGCGTTTCACTGACCCCAAGGGCAAGTGGCAGCACCTCTCGATGGTCGCCAGCATCATGGGTGAAGACGAACTCGAAGACGGTCTCATGTTCGACGGCTCCTCGATCGAAGGCTGGAAGGCCATCAACGAATCCGACATGATCCTGAAGCCCGACCTCGACCGTGCCTACATGGATCCGTTCAGCGCTACGCCGATGATGATCCTGTTCTGCGACATCGTCGAGCCCTCGACCGGCGACTGGTACGCGCGTGACCCGCGCACCACTGCCAAGCGCGCCGAAGCCTACCTCAAGACCACCGGCGTCGGCGACACTGTCTACGTCGGCCCGGAAGCGGAATTCTTCATGTTCGATGATGTCCGCTTCGAAGACGGCTACGCCGGTTCGGGCTTTGCCATCGACGATGTCGAGCTGCCGACCAACTCGGGCAAGGAATACGAAGCCGGCAACATGGCGCACCGTCCGCGCGCCAAGGGTGGCTACTTCCCCGTCGCACCGGTCGACAGCGCGATGGACATTCGCGGCGAAATGGTCGCCACCATGATCGAGATGGGCCTCAATTGCGATAAGCACCACCACGAAGTGGCCGCCGCGCAGCACGAGCTGGGCCTGACCTTCTCGACCCTGGTCGAAACCGCCGACAACATGCAGATCTACAAGTATGTCGTGCACCAGGTTGCCCATGCCTATGGCAAGACCGCGACCTTCATGCCCAAGCCGATCAAGGAAGATAACGGCTCGGGCATGCACACCCACATGTCGATCTGGGACGGCGGCAAACCGACCTTCGCCGGCAATGAATATGCCGGGCTGAGCGAGAACTGCCTCTATTACATCGGCGGTGTCATCAAGCACGCGAAGGCACTCAATGCCTTCACCAACCCGACCACCAACAGCTACAAGCGCCTCGTTCCGGGCTACGAAGCGCCGGTGCTGCTGGCCTATTCGGCTCGCAACCGTTCGGCATCGTGTCGCATCCCTTATGGTGCCGGCGAGAAAGCCAAGCGCGTCGAATTCCGTTTCCCGGATGCGATGGCGAACCCTTACCTCGCCTATTCGGCGCTGCTGATGGCGGGCCTCGACGGGATCACCAACAAGATTCATCCGGGCGATGCCATGGACAAGAACCTGTATGACCTGCCGCCGGCCGAACTGGCTGACGTCCCGACGGTCTGCGGCTCCTTGCGCGAAGCGCTCGAAGCGCTGGCTGCCGACCATGAGTTCCTGCTCAAGGGCGATGTGTTCACCAAGGACCAGATCGACGCTTACATGGAACTGAAATGGGACGATGTGATCCGCTGGGAAACGACCCCGGGCCCGGTCGAATTCGACATGTATTACAGCGCGTAA